From a region of the Sinorhizobium sp. B11 genome:
- a CDS encoding aldo/keto reductase produces MTSDNLEIPPVALGTWAWGDSGATGDGYFGSPLTRHGLEDIADKAHAAGFTLWDTAMVYGMGRSETVLGEVLKRYARSDYQLSTKFTPQAAGTGDDPVADMLEQSLVRLGTDYIDLYWIHNPADVARWTPYLIPLLKSGKVRHVGVSNHNLGEIEFANRILGEAGFRVEAIQNHYSLLYRGSENAGILDYCRNQGIPFFAYMVLEQGALSGKYSPENPLPEGSNRSKAYNGMLPQLKALTGKLVSIGQSRGAAASDVATAWAIAKGATPIIGVTRPDYVDGLARARTMTLSSNDIAELEALADAANVNTRGWWEQEM; encoded by the coding sequence ATGACATCAGATAATCTGGAGATCCCCCCGGTCGCACTGGGGACCTGGGCCTGGGGCGACAGCGGCGCGACCGGCGACGGCTACTTCGGCAGCCCTTTGACCCGGCACGGCCTGGAAGACATTGCCGACAAGGCGCATGCGGCCGGCTTCACCCTGTGGGACACCGCCATGGTATACGGCATGGGCCGTTCGGAGACCGTGCTCGGGGAGGTCCTGAAACGCTACGCCCGCAGCGACTACCAGCTCTCGACGAAGTTCACCCCGCAGGCTGCGGGGACCGGCGATGATCCCGTGGCAGACATGCTGGAGCAGAGCCTGGTGCGCCTCGGCACCGACTACATCGACCTTTACTGGATTCACAATCCGGCAGATGTGGCGCGGTGGACTCCCTACCTGATCCCGTTGCTCAAGAGCGGTAAGGTCAGACATGTCGGCGTCTCGAACCACAACCTCGGCGAAATCGAGTTCGCCAACCGGATCCTCGGAGAGGCCGGGTTCCGGGTCGAGGCCATCCAGAACCACTACAGCCTCCTTTACCGCGGCTCCGAGAACGCCGGCATCCTGGACTACTGCCGCAACCAGGGTATTCCGTTCTTCGCCTATATGGTGCTCGAACAGGGAGCCCTCAGCGGCAAATACAGCCCTGAGAACCCGCTGCCGGAAGGCAGCAACCGGTCGAAGGCCTATAATGGCATGCTGCCCCAGCTAAAGGCGCTGACGGGCAAGCTCGTCTCGATCGGCCAGAGCCGAGGTGCGGCAGCTTCCGATGTCGCGACAGCCTGGGCGATCGCCAAGGGCGCGACGCCGATCATCGGCGTCACCAGGCCCGACTATGTCGATGGTCTGGCCCGAGCCCGCACCATGACGCTCTCCAGCAACGATATTGCGGAACTGGAAGCGCTCGCTGACGCCGCCAACGTGAACACTCGCGGCTGGTGGGAGCAGGAAATGTGA
- a CDS encoding AraC family transcriptional regulator — protein MDILTEISALIARHVSKDGFHATPIERVTLARSSTVTMPMPNVYRPQLCLVAQGQKEVTLGSHVFRYAPGRYGIVTYDLPVTGQVVEATPDKPYLCLFIDFDPVMLGELALRVPPPPGTPFQPIGKTVSDAGAGLLDAALRLLRLLDDPAALPVLGPLAEQEILYRLLAGPDGARMRYITSSQGRVAQVGRAIAWIGQNFRERFSIERLAAEVGMSPSSLHEHFRAVTAMTPLQFQKQLRLQDARSLMLVQDMDIATAAFLVGYESPSQFSREYRRHFGEPPARDIARLRASPGLAVVA, from the coding sequence ATGGACATACTGACCGAAATCTCCGCGTTGATTGCCCGGCACGTCTCGAAGGATGGCTTCCACGCCACCCCGATCGAACGTGTGACGCTTGCTCGATCCTCCACGGTGACGATGCCGATGCCGAATGTTTACCGGCCGCAACTGTGTCTCGTCGCTCAGGGGCAAAAGGAGGTCACGCTGGGCAGCCACGTGTTCAGATACGCACCGGGCCGCTACGGGATCGTGACCTACGACTTGCCGGTGACGGGCCAGGTTGTCGAGGCGACGCCTGACAAGCCCTATCTCTGCCTGTTCATCGATTTCGATCCGGTCATGCTGGGGGAGTTGGCCTTGCGCGTGCCACCACCGCCGGGAACGCCCTTCCAGCCCATCGGCAAGACCGTGTCCGACGCCGGCGCCGGCCTGCTCGACGCGGCGCTGCGCCTGTTGCGCCTGCTCGACGATCCGGCGGCGCTGCCCGTGCTCGGGCCGCTTGCCGAGCAGGAAATTCTCTATCGCCTGCTTGCCGGCCCTGATGGCGCCAGGATGCGCTACATCACCTCCAGCCAGGGTCGTGTGGCCCAGGTCGGCCGCGCCATCGCCTGGATCGGGCAGAATTTCCGGGAACGCTTCAGCATCGAGCGGCTTGCCGCGGAAGTCGGCATGAGTCCATCAAGCCTGCACGAGCACTTCCGCGCTGTAACGGCGATGACGCCGCTGCAATTCCAGAAGCAGCTCCGTCTGCAGGACGCGCGCAGCCTGATGCTGGTCCAGGACATGGACATCGCGACTGCGGCCTTCCTCGTCGGTTACGAGAGCCCTTCGCAGTTCAGTCGCGAATATCGCCGCCACTTTGGCGAGCCACCGGCGCGCGACATAGCCCGCCTCCGCGCTTCGCCCGGCCTGGCCGTGGTCGCTTGA
- a CDS encoding metalloregulator ArsR/SmtB family transcription factor codes for MMEHDIFRALADPTRRTIFEKLANGSMNASALRQGMDISQPAMSQHLAVLRSARLVREQKEGRFVNYEVDPEGLALIAQWLAKYRAYWPARIDALKLLLKDMDQ; via the coding sequence ATGATGGAACATGATATCTTTCGCGCGCTCGCCGACCCTACCCGCCGCACGATCTTCGAAAAGCTGGCGAACGGCAGCATGAATGCCAGCGCCCTTCGCCAGGGCATGGATATCAGCCAGCCGGCCATGTCCCAGCATCTCGCGGTGCTGCGGTCGGCACGGCTGGTGCGCGAACAGAAGGAGGGCCGTTTCGTGAATTACGAGGTCGATCCCGAGGGGCTTGCCCTCATCGCCCAATGGCTGGCGAAATACCGCGCCTACTGGCCAGCCCGTATCGATGCTCTGAAGCTCTTGCTGAAGGATATGGACCAATGA
- a CDS encoding SRPBCC domain-containing protein: protein MNEMKAEIQARAPQTGFEQKYELDAPPEKVWRAISIAEFREKWLPKEALAEPQSVSETPGKEIRYRLRDDAPPYLESTVTFTIAPNAAGGTSLRIVHELTGATVEQLRKSVANGNSRTMMLAA, encoded by the coding sequence ATGAATGAGATGAAGGCCGAGATACAGGCCAGGGCGCCGCAAACCGGGTTCGAACAGAAATACGAGCTGGATGCGCCGCCGGAAAAGGTCTGGCGGGCGATCAGCATTGCGGAATTCCGCGAGAAATGGCTGCCGAAGGAAGCGCTTGCCGAGCCCCAATCCGTCTCGGAGACGCCGGGCAAGGAAATCCGCTACCGATTGCGCGACGATGCCCCGCCCTACCTCGAAAGCACAGTCACCTTCACGATCGCGCCGAATGCAGCCGGCGGAACCAGTCTGCGGATCGTCCACGAGCTGACCGGCGCCACTGTCGAGCAGCTGAGGAAATCGGTCGCCAACGGCAACAGCCGGACCATGATGCTCGCCGCCTGA
- a CDS encoding ATP-dependent Clp protease proteolytic subunit: MREAMQLVPMVVEQSSRGERSFDIYSRLLRERIIFLNGEINDTVSALVCAQLLFLEAENPKKPINLYINSPGGVVTSGFAMYDTMRFIRAPVHTLCMGTARSMGSFLLMAGQPGERAALPNASILIHQPLGGFQGQASDIFIHAEEIRKIKLRMTGLYAEHCGRSYDEFENAMDRDRFMTAEEALEWGLIDRILQQRDETAETMPL; the protein is encoded by the coding sequence ATGCGCGAAGCGATGCAACTCGTCCCTATGGTCGTAGAACAATCCTCCCGAGGGGAGCGATCCTTCGACATTTACTCCCGCCTCCTGCGCGAGCGGATCATCTTCCTGAACGGCGAGATCAACGACACGGTCTCCGCCCTCGTCTGCGCCCAGCTTCTGTTCCTCGAAGCGGAAAACCCGAAGAAGCCGATCAATCTCTATATCAACTCGCCGGGCGGCGTCGTCACCAGCGGCTTTGCCATGTATGACACGATGCGCTTCATCCGCGCGCCGGTGCACACGCTCTGCATGGGAACGGCGCGCTCGATGGGCTCCTTCCTGCTGATGGCCGGCCAGCCGGGCGAGAGGGCGGCACTGCCCAATGCCAGCATCCTCATCCACCAGCCCCTCGGCGGCTTCCAGGGACAGGCTTCCGATATCTTCATCCATGCCGAGGAAATCCGGAAGATCAAGCTGCGCATGACCGGCCTCTACGCCGAGCATTGCGGGCGATCCTATGATGAGTTCGAGAACGCCATGGATCGCGACCGCTTCATGACGGCAGAGGAAGCCCTGGAATGGGGCCTGATCGACCGCATCCTGCAGCAACGCGACGAGACCGCGGAGACCATGCCGCTATGA